gaataaaaaatacagtagaattacaatacaatttattgtaacactactattaagGTGCcatcagacgttgcaagcaaaccactcgcaacgagcattttgctcgcagaaagtgacaactgtcaaaaaatttcctgtctgactacactgaaagtgattgcatgcaaacaaattacaactcgtaagcaaacgctcgcttgtaatgtgtgactgctaagcgttaaaaattttcaactcgcAGAAACGAAATTGCGCTTGCTAGTGCAGCACTAGCAAATTTTTCGCTCGCAAAAGTGAAAACGTTTTCAGGTGGCAGTGTTGCACTGCAAAAATAGTACAGTCgagattcgctggttgggattttaatacttgggtcacttcttagttgggcctccgctggttgggccatggcccaactaaaaagcaaccgtatgtcaaaattcaatgtaaacacggaaaacgggattgggcgtcactggacatcatttgtgatgttcaagtcgaaatacacgtgttcaaatggctgtcagttggcccaactaaaaaaccgaattcgttagttgggccgaggtcgtggcccaactagcgaatcgcgactgtaatgaaattagattttgtggccgaaaaacaagtttttcgtttttgtttatatttgcatgagagtaaatttgtcatttgcttaaagtaaaaaactgctacgtgtgactgcaattgcgagtgcgaaatcattcgctcgcacgagtgatttgcttgcaacgtctgacggagcctttaataacattaaattggcaatagattatattgtaaatgaaaccatagaaatacattagaatgcattgttatgaaccatttactcaaaCGTAAATGAAGTTTACGCAATAGAATGTAcgcacaaaacagataggcatcatagaacaaactgcaattttcaaagtaggctctttgtgtatcaacaatcgacgaacggcactcTCGTATATCCAAGACGAAGGAAAGAGACAGCAAAGCATGTgatgctgctctgtcttatgcgcgttgttcagtaaagcttgacttccacctaggttcgctagcgtctcaaaatcatggaaggaccacattccacggcaaagatgcctatatgttatgtgatgtacgggttgttaagtatcgtaactatacaaaatctgagatttttccacacatttttttcgtaacacaatagagtgtatggttaatatattgttgaaatatccgaacaaaactgttcaaaatacaatggattgtattgtatttgtatagtaaaacaatacgattttaaatttctcagttgtgacagctttactgttcaacaatgcaatttaaagggaaaaaatgcatatttggcgctttgaggcaaatattgttatatagtttatatccaatgtaaagaaacgtttaaaaaattatcaatgtatgaaacttatgtacgaaaacgttccaaaaacaattgcaagtatagttattgcgctttttgcactttataagagttctgcgagattttttttctcacagtcatctttttctcacactcaatacactcaaaaaactttgattttccgtgtataatatttgtgtgtgagtgctcaatccgAAAACAAAAAGACGTCAAATcttggcgggaatcgatttagtgtacacgcttacatgtgactaacgagtaatgggttatatttgggtaaatttcagtaacaaaaatcgatcaacccgaaatgagagtgagtgtgagaaaaagaagcgggcaaatcacaatctacacataactcttcaaattggtgaaatcggcaatacattagagaaatatgttgatgtattgtatcctcagtgttgatacaatctgtgcaaccatcaagaaacaatgtattctattgtataccgtacattttatggtaattcaattgtttacactattgaaccaatagtacatttttatccgggaaacaacattaaattttttttacgtgtaagtATATAAGaagcctaacatgtagtttttcaaaattctaaccctacgtatttaaaagtttttaatatatagggtctgttcaaatattacgtaacgcgaaaaacgttgtttttaagaaccccccaccccctcgtaacaatctgtaacaaaatttagaactaGCCCCACtcctatgcgtaacgcgtaacaaatacattttttttaaatcttgtttttggtagaatttgaaccacgatacaataaataattattttttgtgtattttatgctattttgaagacaataaccattttttgaaaaaaataaatatttattctcatttgttacgcgtaacaatttctctaaggacccccacccctatattttgcgtaacaaatcgtaacaaaaataaaacaactcccaccccctattgcgttacgtaatatttgaacagacaaAACGAAAAATTATCTCCGTGCGTCCAAAACCGTCATTAATCGTTTGATGATGACACTGAGTGAGTGCCGCGTGACTCGTGAGTGCATCACTTACAGTTTTGTTTTTGCTGCATTTTAATAttaatgaaaaacaatattaaataaCATTAGTTTTGTTTCACGTATTAATTAAATAAGCCACCAGCGAAAAGCAAAAAAAGGTAATTATTTTAGTATTTTTGAAAGATGATGCAAAATAAATCTCTATTGGAAAACAGTCGATCCTTACAGAAACCAAAGACAGCATGGATACTTTACAGAGGAAGATCCAATATTATTCGAAACGGAAGTTTTTCCGATTTGGTGTTCCGTTTATGTTACTGATGATTGGGGGATCTTTTGGCTTGAAGCAGTTTGCACAACTAAGGTAAacgtattttgaacaatttattgttgattttaataaaattacACTTAGAAGACTTAGTACAAGTTACATCATTCACATCTTTCGCCGCATTTCGCATATGGATGTAAAGGCGGCTACGCTAAGCCGATTCACTTCAAATACTAACCTTGTACGGTAAACGTAAATTTTAGTTCACTTTAACTAATTTAGTTCGTCCTTGTGTTTAAAGGTCGAACTTGCGCAGAATTAGGCTCTACTTGAAAGTAGGCATTTAGATATACACTATAATAGCTTCGTTACGCTGTAAACTCACATAGGTTTGGTTTTAAGTCCTCTGGCAATAATGGAATTGCAAAATTCGCGATAAAAAAACTAATAAGATACTAAACAAAATTCTAATCATTGTTCCGTCCAGATACACCTTTTCCAAGAAAGGTTCATTGACGGTCGAAGAGGCTGAAAAGCATGGCCTGTTGATGAAGAAGCCAGAGGAGGTCACACTGGAAAGCGAGTACGCAAAAGTGAGGGATGTCGACATTAACAATTGGGAAAATATTCGTGGACCACGACCGTGGGAAGAAGAAACGTTGCAGGCGCCTCAAGCGGCGAACGTTGGCCATTAGTTTTCTTTCAGCTCGTTAAACAAATAATCGGGAATGCTGCTATTCGTAAGCGTGTTTATTTCCGAGAAAACGGGTTGTTTTAGTGTACAGATAGATACCTTATATTAAATATATCAGTGCTCACAATGCAATTCTCGGTGTATGCGTTTGTATGTATATCTGCATGATTGTGAAAGCCCTTTAAGATCGTTTTCACTGGTCGCGGtctatttcaaattttgacagTAGAATAGACCAAATCAAATAATCGActgtcaaaatttgaaatagaaCGTCGGCCAGTAAAAACGGCCTTACAACTATGTCTATAGTctgttcagattatgagctttATTACTTGATATtatattaaatgaaaataagatttGTGACCTTTGACATCAAGATATTCGTTATCGAGTGATAAAGCTTTTAGTCTGAATAGACTATTTGCTAAATTCGAATATATGGTCGGAATACTACTGGCACCAGCCGGAAACAATTGTGTTCTCGTACAACGTTTAAATGCGCTTTGGAACAAAATTTGTCGCGCTTTTACGtttacgcaaaaaaaaaacgaatattcCGTGATTTTCATGTCTATTAAATACGCTTGATTATGTGTACATTTTTTATCGCGATATGAAATACTTCCGACCATAAATTTGAATTCAACGAATCAAAGCTTTCTCAtctttggaacaaactttatgtTGATTTCCGTCTCGATGTGTAGATTATCTTTTCATTTATAGGTTAAACATTCAAAGCTCGCTACCTAATGCCACTACTTATATTTTTCGGATGCAAAAACAGACTTTGCATACTATGAGTTATATATTCTAGTACATGCACATTACCTAATATATGTTGTGAGGGAACGCCTGCGTTG
The nucleotide sequence above comes from Armigeres subalbatus isolate Guangzhou_Male chromosome 3, GZ_Asu_2, whole genome shotgun sequence. Encoded proteins:
- the LOC134225910 gene encoding cytochrome c oxidase assembly protein COX16 homolog, mitochondrial, which translates into the protein MDTLQRKIQYYSKRKFFRFGVPFMLLMIGGSFGLKQFAQLRYTFSKKGSLTVEEAEKHGLLMKKPEEVTLESEYAKVRDVDINNWENIRGPRPWEEETLQAPQAANVGH